CGAAGAGGAAGGCGACAGCGTATGCCGCTATATCCAGCGTGCCCGCCTCAAACGCAGTGCCGAGGACCTGGCCAACCCCTTCCTGCGCAACGAATCCATCACCACCATCGCCTACAAGTGGGGGTTCACCGATTCGGCGCATTTCAGCCGTTCGTTCAAGAAGCAGTTCGAGCAGTCGCCCAAGGATTTCCGCAGCTTGAGCCTAGTGCAGGCTACGGGCACTGCCTGAACAGGTGCGGGCGCAACGGCGCGGTGTCTGGCAGGGTGTCGATGCAATGCACGCTGGCGCCGATCACCTCTTTGGCGTAGTGCTTGGCCTGGGAGGCGAGGTCGGCCAGCTGGTTGGCGTCGATGCGGCCGCAGGCCTCCTGGCGCAGGTGCACGACCCCGATGGACAGCGACAGCAGGGGAAACTCCTGGCGCAGACCCTGGCGATTGAGGGCGATGAAACAACCCGCCTCCAGGTGCTCGGCGCGGTAGAAACGTCGGCACTGGTTCTGGAAATCGTCGAGCAGCGTCTGCAGGCGTTTTTGCCAGTCGTCCGGTCCCAGCACCATCAGGAAGTCATCGCCACCGATATGCCCGACGAAATCGCGGCTCGGGTCGATGCGGTCGTTCAGGCACTGTGCCAGGCACAACAACACCTCGTCGCCACGCGCATAGCCGTAGATGTCGTTGAAAGGTTTGAAGCTGTCGATGTCCACGTAGCAGATCACCGACTCCCGGCCCTGTTGCAGCAGGCGCGCCAGGCACTGTTGGATCGGTACGTTGCCGGGTAGCAGGGTCAGCGGGTTGGCGTAACGGGCCTGCTGGATCTTCATCTCGGTAATCAGCTTGAGCACGTCGATCAACCGGCCCAGTCCCACGTAGCTGCCATTGCAGGTAATGATGAAGTCTTCTTCGATGCGCTGGCGGGCACGGCTGGTCAGCAGCCGGCTGACCTGTTGCAGCGATTGGTTCTGCTCCACGGCCAGGAAGTCTTCGCTCATCAGCCGGCTGATCGGCTTGCGCGCGAACAGCTCGGTGGCGAAAGGCTTGAGCAGCGCTTCAGAAAGCGAATGACGGTGCACGATGCCGCACGGGCGCTGGTGTTCGTCCAGTACCGCGACGGAGTTGAGGTTGGCCTGTTGGCGAAAGGCTTCGAGCACCCGCGCCGTCGGCGTGTCATGGCTGACCGCCGCCTGGCGGTTGAGCAGGGCGCTGAGGTCGGCGTTATCCTCATTCAGCGAGGGGCTGGGACCTTCCGCCTTCGGCAGCATCAGGCGGGCGTCCTGCACCGGGTTTTCCTGCGGGCGGGCCAGCAGATAGCCCTGCACCAGGTCCACGCCCATGTCGACCAGCACACTCAGTTCTTCAGCCAGTTCGATACCCTCGGCGATCACTGTGGCCCGCGAGGCCTTGGCCATCTGCAACATGGAGCCGACGAACTCGCGCTTGACCGCATCCTGGTGGATGCCGTCGATGAAATGGCGGTCGATCTTCACGTAGTCCGGGCGCAGTTCCGACCACAGGCGCAGGCTGGAGTAGCCGGCGCCCAGGTCGTCCAGGGCGATGGAGAAACCCATGTCGCGATAGTGATGCAGGGCCTTGTAGAGCAGGCCGAAGTCATCGGTGGGGGTCTGCTCGGTGAGTTCGATGACCACGTCCTGGGGCGCGATGCCATAGCGCTGCAGCATGCCCAGGGTGCGCCCTGGCGGGTGTGAGGCCTCCAGCAGCGATTCGGGCGAAACGTTGAGGAACAGCTTGCCCGGCAGGGCCTGCTGGCTGAAGCGGCGGCAGGCATTCTCACGGCAGGCCAGCTCCAGCTCGCTCAGTCGGCCGCCTTGGCGGGCTACGGCGAACAGGCTGATCGGTGAATGCAGGGTACTGTTTGACGGGCCGCGGGTCAGGGCCTCGTAACCGAGGATGCGCCGCTCGGAGAGCATGACGATGGGCTGAAACAGACTGTGCAACTCACCACGAGCCAGGATGGAACTCAGCGCGCTCAATTGCTCGGTCACGGTCATGGTGGTCTCTGCTACAAAAATAAAAGGTCTGACCCCCTTACAGGGGACAGACCTTTATTTGACTACAGAATCATGACTGCTTGATGACGGATTGGCAATTTGCCATTAGTTCCGTCGGTTGTTCACTTTTTTGCCACCGAGGCGCTGAGACCCAGATAGTCGATGAGAATACGCCCGGTCTCGGCCAGGTAGGCGTCATCCTCGGGCTTGGCCTTCTCGTCGTCGGTCGGCAGCGCGTCTTCGTCTTCCTTCTTCAGCTCCTTGAGCGGTTCCTCGCCCTTGGCCTTGCGCCGGGTGTTTTCCAGCGCCAGTTGCTGGTTCTCGATGGAGGTATGCTCGGCGCGACGATCGGCTTCGTTGAGGCTGACGGTCTTCTCGCTCATCAGCTTGCGCGCCAGGGCCAGACGGTCTTCGATGAACACGAACTCCGCGTCCTTGACCTTGCGCTGGTCGTGGCGCGCCTGCAACTGCGCGAGGAACGGCTTGAACGGGTCGACTGCCGGACGCACGGCCGGGCGGATGCTGTCCCACGGCATGGCTTCAGGCAGCGCGCTCTCGCCGATTTCCTTGGTGTCGATCAGCGACGGGTAGGTGATGTCCGGCACCACGCCCTGATGCTGGGTGCTCTGCCCGGAAACCCGATAGAACTTGGCCAGGGTCAGCTTCAGTTCGCCATGGTTGAGCGGCTGGATGGTCTGCACGGTACCCTTGCCGAAGGTCTGGCCACCGATGATCAGCGCCCGGTGGTAGTCCTGCATGGCGCCGGCGAAGATCTCCGAGGCCGAGGCCGAGAGACGGTTGACCAGTACCGCCATCGGGCCTTTGTAGAAGGCGCCCTTGGCTTCGTCTTCGAGCACATCGACCTTGCCGTCGGCGTTGCGTACCAGCACGGTCGGGCCCTTGTCGATGAACAGGCTGGTCAGCTCGGTGGCCTCCTGGAGCGAACCACCGCCGTTGTTGCGCAGGTCCAGCACCAGGCCGTCGACCTTCTCGGCCTGCAGCTCGGTAAGCAGTTTCTTCACGTCACGGGTGGTGCTCTTGTACTCGGGGTCGCCCGCGCGATAAGCCTTGAAGTCGAGGTAGAACGCCGGAATCTCGATTACGCCGAGCTTGTAGTCACGGCCATCCTGGTTCAGGTGCAGAATGGATTTCTTGGCGGCCTGTTCTTCCAGCTTCACGGCCTCGCGGGTGATCGACACCACCTTGCTGGTCTGGTCGTTCGGCGCATTGCTGGCCGGGATGATTTCCAGGCGCACCACCGAGCCTTTCGGCCCGCGGATCAGCTTGACCACTTCGTCAAGGCGCCAGCCGATCACATCGACCATTTCCTTGTCGCCCTGGGCCACGCCGATGATCTTGTCGGCGGTGGACACCTGCTTGGTCTTGGCGGCCGGGCCGGCTGGCACCAGGCGCACGATCTTGACGTTGTCGTTGTCGCTCTGCAGCACCGCACCGATGCCTTCCAGCGACAGGCTCATGTTGATGTCGAAGTTTTCCGCGCTGTCAGGTGACAGGTAGTTGGTGTGCGGATCGTAGGACATCGCGAAGGAGTTCAGGTAGGCCTGGAAGATGTCCTCGGCGCGGGTCTGGCTCAGGCGCGCCAGCTGGTTCTTGTAACGCTTGGTGAGGGTTTCCTGGATCTTGGCCGGGTCCTTGCCCGCGATCTTCAGGCGCAGCACCTCGTCCTTGACCCGCTTGCGCCACAGGTCGTCCATCTCGGCTTCGTTCTTCGGCCAGGGGGCGTCCTTGCGGTCGACCAGCAGGGTTTCCTTGGTGGCGAAGTCCATCTTGTCGACGCCCTTGTTCAGCTCCGCCAGGGCGAACTCCAGGCGCGATTTGCTGCGGTCGAGGAAGCGCTTGTAGATGGTGAAGCCGGCGTTGAGGTCGCCGCTTTTGAGGAAGTCGTCGAACTGCGTCTGCCACTTATCGAATTCGGCGATGTCACTAGCCAGGAAGTAACTGCGCGACGGGTCGAGCAGCTTGAGGTAGCTGTTGTAGATGATCACCGAGCGCTTGTCGTCCAGCGGCGGCTTGCTGTAGTGGTGGCGCTTGAGCAGTTCCACCACGTTGAGGCTGGCGATCACTTCGTCGCGGTCGGGCTGAAGCTTGTCCCAGGCGTTGGCGGCAAAGGTGCTGGCGGACGTCGACAGGGTGCCGAGGCCAATGAGCAGGGCGAGGGCGGTGCTCGGGAAGAAATGCTTCATGCTGATTCGACGCGGAGACAATTGATAACGCATATTAGGCCGTCTTAGAAATCGCCGGTTCCATGGACCCGGTCGCATAATGCACAAGCCCGCGCAAAGGCGGCGGGCTCAGTCCTGACTCACTATGGAGGCACCGTGAAGGCATTGCAAGGCGTTAACGGACAGTTGGAATGGGTCCAGACACCAAGTCCGACCCTGGACGTCGGTCAAGTCCGCATCAAGGTCGCGGCGGCGGGGCTCAACCGTGCCGACCTGCTGCAGATCAAGGGCCACTATCCACCACCGCCTGGAGCCAGCGAATTCCTTGGCCTGGAGTGCTCCGGGGTGATCGCCGAGGTAGGTCCCGGCAGCAGTTGGCAGGTCGGCGACCGGGTCTGCGCCTTGCTGGCCGGGGGTGGCATGGCCGAGGAAGTCGTGGTCGACGGTCGCCATGTGCTGCCAGCCCCGGAAAACCTGAGCCTGGCCGAGGCCGCCTGCCTGCCGGAGGTGTATGCCACGGCCTGGTTGAACCTCTTCGAACTGGCCGCCATCAAGCCCGGCGAGAAGGTTCTGCTGCACGCCGGGGCAAGTGGAGTTGGTTCAGCGGCCATTCAGCTGTGCAAGGCCTTCGGCAACCCGGTATGGGTCAGTGTCGGTTCCGCCGAACGCCTGGCCTATTGCGTCGAGCTGGGCGCTCAGGGGGGTGTGGTGCGCGGTGACAACCTCGCCGGCCTGGAAGCCTTCGCGCCGTTCGATGCAGTGCTCGACCCGGTGGGCGGCAACGAATACGCCGCGCTCAACCTCAAGCTGCTGGGCCAGGACAGCCGCTGGGTGCTGATCGGCGTGATGGCCGGGCGCAAGGCCGAGATCGACCTGGCCCAGGTGCTGGGCAAGCGCATTCACCTGTTGGGGTCGACCCTGCGCAGCCGTGACGAGCAGTTCAAGGCCACCCTCATCAGCGACCTGGCCCAGCAGGTCTGGCCGCTGTTCGTCGAGGGCCGCCTCAGCCCGCAACTGTCGCGCACCTTCCCGGCCGAACAGGCCAGCGAGGCCTATGCCACGTTGGAGAGCAACCAGGTGTCAGGCAAGGTCGTGCTGGTCATCGACCCGCAACTGCAATGAGGCGCAGCGGGCCCGGCAACCGCTGCCGGGCCCGCTGCGTTCGGGCCGTTGTCACTTCCAGTGATGGATCGGCCAGCCGGCCTCACGTGCGTGTTCCAGCAGCACCGGGTCGGGATTGACCACGTGCGGGTGGTCGACGGTCTGCAACAGCGGCAGGTCGTTGCGCGAGTCGGAATAGAAACTCGCGCCTTCGAGGTTTTCCCCTTCGGCGTCCAGCCACTGCATCAGCCGTGCGACCTTGCCCTGCTGGTAGGTCAGGGTGCCTGTGGTGGCGCCGCTGTACACGCCATGCTGGACGTCCAGGTCGATGGCCAGCACTTCATCGATGCCCAGGCGCTCGGCGATGGGCGCCACCAGGTGCACGCTGGAGGCGGAGATCACCAGGATACGGTCACCCTGGGTACGGTGTTCGGCGATGGCCTTGCAGGCGTCGCTGAAGATGATCGGCTCGATGACGTCCTCGACCCAGGGGCCGACCAGATGCTCGACTTCTTCGGGGGTACGCCCGGCCATGGGCTCCAGGCTGAACGCCATATAGTCTTCCATGGCCAGCTCGCCGGCCTTGTAGGCGTCCATCATCTCGTTGTTGCGGCGCATGAACGACTCGGGGTCGACCCAGCCCAGGCGGCCCATGTGCTCGCACCACAGCGTCGAGCAGTCGCCGTCGATGAGGGTTTCGTCCAGGTCGAAAATGGCTACGGGCATTGTTGCGGTCCTTTGTCAGCGTGAGGGCGGCACTGTAACCCGTCGCGGCGCCCTCGGTCGCGATAACCCTGCTTCAGGTTCGGCAGAGTGGCGTTGGCACAGGGGCAGTCGTGGCCCGCACGCCGGTCAGGAAAGTGTGCAAATGGCGGCCGGGTCGATGCTCAGCCCGACCCTCTGGCCGTCGGCCTTCAAGTCAGCCGCCGAGCGGTTGAGTACGTCGACCACCAGATCCACCTCGTTGCTGCGTACCCGGTAGCGGATCACGTTGCCCAGCAGGCTGTGGCTGAGGATTTCCCCGGCCAGCGGGCCGTCGGCGTGCAGCTCGATGGCCTCCGGGCGGATCGCCACGCGCCCGGCCATAGGGCGTTGCAGCAGGCGGCTGGCGACAGCGGCGTCGAGCAGGT
The Pseudomonas sp. DTU_2021_1001937_2_SI_NGA_ILE_001 DNA segment above includes these coding regions:
- a CDS encoding bifunctional diguanylate cyclase/phosphodiesterase; this translates as MTVTEQLSALSSILARGELHSLFQPIVMLSERRILGYEALTRGPSNSTLHSPISLFAVARQGGRLSELELACRENACRRFSQQALPGKLFLNVSPESLLEASHPPGRTLGMLQRYGIAPQDVVIELTEQTPTDDFGLLYKALHHYRDMGFSIALDDLGAGYSSLRLWSELRPDYVKIDRHFIDGIHQDAVKREFVGSMLQMAKASRATVIAEGIELAEELSVLVDMGVDLVQGYLLARPQENPVQDARLMLPKAEGPSPSLNEDNADLSALLNRQAAVSHDTPTARVLEAFRQQANLNSVAVLDEHQRPCGIVHRHSLSEALLKPFATELFARKPISRLMSEDFLAVEQNQSLQQVSRLLTSRARQRIEEDFIITCNGSYVGLGRLIDVLKLITEMKIQQARYANPLTLLPGNVPIQQCLARLLQQGRESVICYVDIDSFKPFNDIYGYARGDEVLLCLAQCLNDRIDPSRDFVGHIGGDDFLMVLGPDDWQKRLQTLLDDFQNQCRRFYRAEHLEAGCFIALNRQGLRQEFPLLSLSIGVVHLRQEACGRIDANQLADLASQAKHYAKEVIGASVHCIDTLPDTAPLRPHLFRQCP
- a CDS encoding NAD(P)H-quinone oxidoreductase: MKALQGVNGQLEWVQTPSPTLDVGQVRIKVAAAGLNRADLLQIKGHYPPPPGASEFLGLECSGVIAEVGPGSSWQVGDRVCALLAGGGMAEEVVVDGRHVLPAPENLSLAEAACLPEVYATAWLNLFELAAIKPGEKVLLHAGASGVGSAAIQLCKAFGNPVWVSVGSAERLAYCVELGAQGGVVRGDNLAGLEAFAPFDAVLDPVGGNEYAALNLKLLGQDSRWVLIGVMAGRKAEIDLAQVLGKRIHLLGSTLRSRDEQFKATLISDLAQQVWPLFVEGRLSPQLSRTFPAEQASEAYATLESNQVSGKVVLVIDPQLQ
- a CDS encoding carboxy terminal-processing peptidase encodes the protein MKHFFPSTALALLIGLGTLSTSASTFAANAWDKLQPDRDEVIASLNVVELLKRHHYSKPPLDDKRSVIIYNSYLKLLDPSRSYFLASDIAEFDKWQTQFDDFLKSGDLNAGFTIYKRFLDRSKSRLEFALAELNKGVDKMDFATKETLLVDRKDAPWPKNEAEMDDLWRKRVKDEVLRLKIAGKDPAKIQETLTKRYKNQLARLSQTRAEDIFQAYLNSFAMSYDPHTNYLSPDSAENFDINMSLSLEGIGAVLQSDNDNVKIVRLVPAGPAAKTKQVSTADKIIGVAQGDKEMVDVIGWRLDEVVKLIRGPKGSVVRLEIIPASNAPNDQTSKVVSITREAVKLEEQAAKKSILHLNQDGRDYKLGVIEIPAFYLDFKAYRAGDPEYKSTTRDVKKLLTELQAEKVDGLVLDLRNNGGGSLQEATELTSLFIDKGPTVLVRNADGKVDVLEDEAKGAFYKGPMAVLVNRLSASASEIFAGAMQDYHRALIIGGQTFGKGTVQTIQPLNHGELKLTLAKFYRVSGQSTQHQGVVPDITYPSLIDTKEIGESALPEAMPWDSIRPAVRPAVDPFKPFLAQLQARHDQRKVKDAEFVFIEDRLALARKLMSEKTVSLNEADRRAEHTSIENQQLALENTRRKAKGEEPLKELKKEDEDALPTDDEKAKPEDDAYLAETGRILIDYLGLSASVAKK
- a CDS encoding HAD family hydrolase, which gives rise to MPVAIFDLDETLIDGDCSTLWCEHMGRLGWVDPESFMRRNNEMMDAYKAGELAMEDYMAFSLEPMAGRTPEEVEHLVGPWVEDVIEPIIFSDACKAIAEHRTQGDRILVISASSVHLVAPIAERLGIDEVLAIDLDVQHGVYSGATTGTLTYQQGKVARLMQWLDAEGENLEGASFYSDSRNDLPLLQTVDHPHVVNPDPVLLEHAREAGWPIHHWK